TATGTTtatgtcatggcaaaatttgaTGATACATATTTGCCATGAGGCTTTGGCAGCTTGCATTGGGAAACAGTGAGCATACTATACACAGTATGCCTAATGACAATTTTAGGCATTTCAGAGTGACTTCTATAAGTAAACACAATTATCCTTTACTTTTGCATTGTTTCACTTTTCAAGCAAAACATGTTATCCACACAAAATTTTAGTTCGACATTGTGCCCTGATCCCCGATAATTTGTTACAGCATTGACAGTGTTATGCTGAAACATTCTTGATTTAGAAAAGATTACAGATTACTCATAACGTTTGCAGTTTATACGACTCACTGAACTATGAAGTTCATCAAATTAACTTCAAATTTCCCTCATTTAATACTTATAATATATGAAGTCACCCTTAAGCACTTGATATGATACCAGTAGTATAAATATCTCCATCTCCACGAATACAGTTTCTTTATTTCtgaataaatttatgtaaaatcttTTCATTAGAGCAAAGGAAATGAGATAGAGTTGCTTATATcatgaagtaaaattgaaaaatattaacatacaAGGTCTTGATACTATTATTGTATAACAAATTTTATCCACTGAAAGCCTTTCTTTCAGCCCTTTCTTGTTGCACACATCTCTGGTGATTCAAATTGTAATTCAAGAAATGagaaactcaattaaaataagaataacaTGAAAGTTCtcatttcaaaagaattttataaCTTACCCTCAAAGTCAACGGTCCCAGAACCGTCAGAATCAATTTCTTCAATCATCATGTCTAACTCTTCTGCAGTGATTTTGTCATCTAATTCCTTAAGGATTTCTCGTAGGACACTAGTAGTAATGTAACCATTTCCTttgaaaagaaagatatttttacaataaGCCCTTGGTGAGCATACATTAGCCATTATGCATGCACACTCGTTATTCCCAGCATCTTATGTTACTTGGATGACTTAGTCACACAATTCCATGAGTTATATTGtcaaattttttatgtgcaaGTGCACCTTTTCTCTACGTATACATATATAGAAATATATCCTCCCCTAACCTCATAAAAATGATGTataaatacaatttgaaaatatcaaattaggTTTACATAATGGGATATGTAAATACATAAAGTAGAATCCAACATTCATGAATATATTcagtaaaatacatttgaaaaaaggtAGCTATTTGAATATACATAGTGCTAATACAAAAGGGTTAATTAAGGAGAAATTAACCCAGCCAATGCCAAATATATGAGAAGGAACAAGGAAATAATTTGAGGGAGATTAGCATAATAAGATTAGAAGAAAACTCCAATAGAGAGACGCTTCGTTGACTTCAACCATGAGGGAGTGACAATTGACTTAGAAGGGTtacattaacactagaactaccgcaatggagtcattttgactcctcgcgatatACACGATCGCCTGATATACTTTTGAATTTCTCATATCAAACAAAAATGATTACCATAAGTAATTTATCAATAAAAGCCGAAATAATCAGCAAAAACATACAATGATAAGGTAGGAGTCAgtatgactccattcggtagttgtAGGAGGGATATCAAGTCTGGTATTTCTAGTGTTAATAGGTCATACTGGGTAATTGAATCAAAATTAAACAAACTATTGAGTCGAGGCTTTTGACACACTCAAAACATTTTTAGGATTCTAGTGTCAGCCTAGAAGTacatattcaaatttaaaatcttaaaatcaTGATaactaaaggaaaaatattttctggtcatgCTGCTTGTATGCCCTTCAAAAGTATAAGGCTCTTTATGCTAAAGAGGAAATTAACACAACCAATACCATAATTTGTTGAAACTTAGTCCAGCATCAGGATGAAGTTGAATACAACTAATTAGGTGTTAGGCAATTTTTGGTTTGGTTCAATATATTCCCCCCACCCCTTTCAGCTAAGCATATGTTGTCTtttttacctcatcattctgcAATCCTATGAAATAAGCTCTTTATTAACCAAGGTACCTATTAATCCTTACCTTCCTTATCATATAAACGGAAAGCTTCACGCAATTCTTGTTGCATGGCTTCAGAATCCTCTTCAACCATGAACCTGGCAGCCATAGCCACGAATTCTTCAAACTCTAATTCACCAGATCCTGtcaaaaacaaatggaaaaattagTGGCATATGTGTTTGGCTCATGTATATTGAAACAGTTACCTACCCAAATATCACATAAAatagtaaatatgtaattatctGAATCTTGAgattatatatatttaagagtACAAATACTGAAGTTTATGCATAATGATGTACCTATTTTCTGTGCCACCTCATTTCAAGAACTTATAGTGGTCATAAATTAAGTTACCATAGAGCATACGTATAGATAAAGACATATAAGACAAATTATATGAATGTATAattgtagcaatattttatgacaaCTTTTTCTCTAATTTAGGCTAAAATTTCAgtcattgattaaaattgaaatatgatattattaaaaaaaatttaacaataacttTACAATTAACACACTCCAAAAATTTAGTTGATCActaagcaattaaaaatgaaaatcttcaGCTAAGATATATTTAGTGCAAACTTAGCTGTAAACAAGGTAAacagtttaaattattattatttattggtcCCCTGACTTTACACTTTTATTGAGACcctttataaaaaaagaaattatcattagATCAGGAGAAAAGCTACATACCATCAGCATCAACTTCAGTAATAATTTCTTGCAAAACATCATCAGTCAGCTCATGGCCCAACATT
This genomic interval from Ischnura elegans chromosome 5, ioIscEleg1.1, whole genome shotgun sequence contains the following:
- the LOC124159421 gene encoding troponin C, isoallergen Bla g 6.0101, with the protein product MDELDKDQIAMLRKAFEAFDREKKGTISTDMVGTILGMLGHELTDDVLQEIITEVDADGSGELEFEEFVAMAARFMVEEDSEAMQQELREAFRLYDKEGNGYITTSVLREILKELDDKITAEELDMMIEEIDSDGSGTVDFEEFMEVMTGGDD